In Listeria monocytogenes, the following proteins share a genomic window:
- the recG gene encoding ATP-dependent DNA helicase RecG, whose protein sequence is MSELKRIPTTEIKGIGEETAKTLKELGLSTVHDLLWNFPYRYEDYRLRDLSEVAHEERITIQGEVLTEATVAFYGRKKSKLSFRVSTEGQVIKIDFFNQPYLKSKISVGETVTISGKWDKSRAQVTASKIKIGAVENEEELEGVYRLKGTLRNKTMQKYTRLAFDSYSQDIEEVIPSNLLEKYQLMDRLEAVRILHFPKNNEELKQARRRMVYEEFLLFQLKMQFFRKIEREKSGGISINYDVEDLRHYIDSLPFPLTKAQKRVVNEICGDMLSHFHMNRLLQGDVGSGKTVVASIAMYAAAKSGFQSALMVPTEILAEQHANSLVELLQPFDITVGLLTSSVKGKQRRELLAMLENGSIDVLIGTHALIQDEVIYHRLGLVITDEQHRFGVAQRRVLREKGEYPDVLFMTATPIPRTLAITAFGEMDVSIIDELPAGRKEIETYWVKHQMLDRVIGFMEKEIDKGHQVYIICPLIEESEKLDVQNAIDVFNILQNKWGTKYIPGLMHGKLLPADKEQIMRDFNDKKIDCLVSTTVVEVGVNVPNATMMVIYDADRFGLAQLHQLRGRVGRGADQSYCILIADPKTEVGKERMMIMSETNDGFVVSERDLELRGPGDFFGRKQSGVPEFKVADMVHDYRVLEIARQDAVHMIFEEGMLENKNYEKLVALLEEEGVFTEQKLD, encoded by the coding sequence GTGAGTGAACTTAAACGAATCCCGACAACTGAAATCAAAGGAATTGGCGAAGAAACAGCGAAAACGTTAAAAGAGTTAGGTTTATCTACCGTGCATGATTTGCTTTGGAACTTCCCGTATCGCTATGAGGATTATCGGTTGCGGGATTTATCCGAAGTGGCGCACGAAGAACGGATTACCATTCAAGGCGAAGTCCTAACAGAAGCAACAGTAGCCTTTTACGGTCGCAAAAAATCCAAGCTCTCTTTCCGCGTGTCAACAGAAGGTCAAGTCATCAAAATCGATTTTTTCAATCAACCCTATTTAAAAAGTAAAATAAGCGTTGGTGAAACAGTGACAATTTCTGGCAAATGGGACAAGAGCCGCGCACAAGTTACAGCCAGCAAAATTAAAATTGGTGCTGTCGAAAACGAAGAAGAGTTAGAGGGCGTTTATCGACTAAAAGGAACGTTACGCAACAAAACAATGCAAAAATATACGAGACTGGCTTTTGATAGCTATAGTCAAGATATAGAAGAAGTTATTCCAAGTAATCTATTAGAAAAATACCAATTAATGGATCGCTTGGAAGCAGTACGCATTCTTCATTTTCCAAAAAATAACGAAGAATTGAAACAAGCTAGACGTCGAATGGTCTATGAAGAATTCTTATTGTTCCAATTAAAAATGCAGTTTTTCCGTAAAATTGAACGCGAGAAATCAGGCGGAATTTCGATTAATTACGATGTAGAAGATTTGCGCCATTACATTGATTCCTTGCCATTTCCACTAACAAAAGCACAAAAACGAGTAGTCAATGAAATTTGCGGCGATATGTTATCACACTTCCATATGAATCGTTTGCTACAAGGAGACGTGGGATCGGGTAAAACAGTTGTAGCATCTATTGCCATGTATGCAGCTGCCAAAAGTGGCTTCCAAAGTGCGCTCATGGTACCAACCGAAATTTTAGCCGAGCAACATGCGAATTCCTTAGTAGAGCTGTTGCAACCTTTTGATATTACAGTTGGCTTACTAACGAGTAGTGTGAAAGGCAAACAGCGCAGAGAATTACTAGCAATGCTTGAAAATGGCTCCATTGATGTTTTAATCGGAACGCATGCATTAATTCAAGACGAAGTAATTTATCATCGCCTAGGTTTAGTTATTACGGATGAACAACATCGATTTGGCGTAGCACAGCGTCGTGTTCTTCGTGAAAAAGGGGAATATCCGGATGTTTTATTTATGACCGCAACCCCAATTCCTAGAACGCTTGCAATTACAGCGTTTGGCGAAATGGATGTATCGATTATCGATGAACTCCCAGCTGGTCGAAAAGAAATTGAAACTTACTGGGTAAAACATCAAATGCTTGATCGCGTTATCGGTTTTATGGAAAAAGAAATCGACAAAGGCCACCAAGTCTACATCATTTGTCCGCTAATTGAAGAATCAGAAAAACTTGATGTGCAAAATGCGATAGACGTTTTCAACATTCTACAAAATAAATGGGGCACTAAATATATTCCAGGTCTTATGCACGGTAAACTATTACCAGCAGATAAAGAGCAAATTATGCGCGACTTTAATGATAAAAAAATTGATTGCCTTGTTTCGACCACTGTCGTTGAAGTCGGCGTAAACGTACCAAATGCTACCATGATGGTCATTTACGATGCCGACCGTTTTGGTTTAGCACAATTGCATCAACTTAGAGGCCGAGTTGGGCGCGGGGCAGATCAGTCTTACTGTATTTTAATTGCTGACCCAAAAACCGAAGTCGGCAAAGAACGTATGATGATTATGTCAGAAACAAACGATGGCTTCGTGGTTAGTGAACGCGATCTAGAACTTCGTGGCCCTGGAGATTTCTTCGGTAGAAAACAAAGCGGTGTTCCAGAATTCAAAGTAGCAGATATGGTTCACGATTACCGCGTACTGGAGATCGCCCGCCAAGATGCCGTTCATATGATTTTTGAAGAAGGTATGTTAGAGAACAAAAACTACGAAAAATTAGTAGCACTTCTGGAGGAAGAAGGCGTCTTCACGGAGCAAAAACTAGATTAA
- the sdaAA gene encoding L-serine ammonia-lyase, iron-sulfur-dependent, subunit alpha, whose product MFRTVAELVDIAERENLTIAEIMIKREMNISGLPREEITAAMERNLDIMEEAIREGEAGVTSTTGLTGGDAVLMQDYIKKGNFLSGEVLLDSVAKAIATNEVNASMGVICATPTAGSAGVVPGVLFSLKDRLEMSREDMVNFLFTAGALGYVVANNAFISGAAGGCQAEIGSASAMASAAIVAAAGGTPEQSAHAMAMTMKNMLGLVCDPVAGLVEVPCVKRNALGSSQAIISADMALAGIKSRIPCDEVIEAMHRVGLQMPSSLRETAEGGLAATPTGRAIQRKIFGLSPEDKRE is encoded by the coding sequence ATGTTTAGAACTGTAGCAGAATTAGTAGATATCGCGGAACGCGAGAACCTAACTATTGCTGAAATTATGATTAAGCGTGAAATGAATATTTCTGGTTTACCGCGGGAAGAAATAACAGCTGCGATGGAACGGAATTTAGATATTATGGAAGAAGCTATTCGCGAGGGTGAGGCAGGAGTTACTTCTACAACTGGCTTAACAGGCGGAGATGCCGTCCTAATGCAAGACTATATCAAAAAAGGAAACTTCTTATCAGGCGAAGTTTTACTGGATTCTGTAGCAAAAGCAATCGCGACGAATGAAGTTAATGCTTCAATGGGCGTCATTTGCGCCACCCCAACTGCAGGGAGTGCCGGAGTTGTACCAGGTGTACTTTTTTCTTTAAAAGATCGTCTGGAAATGTCGCGTGAGGATATGGTGAACTTTTTATTCACAGCAGGTGCCCTTGGGTATGTTGTTGCGAATAATGCTTTTATAAGTGGAGCGGCTGGTGGCTGTCAGGCAGAAATTGGCTCAGCAAGTGCGATGGCTTCAGCGGCGATTGTAGCAGCAGCCGGTGGGACGCCAGAACAATCAGCACATGCTATGGCAATGACGATGAAAAATATGCTTGGACTTGTTTGTGATCCAGTAGCGGGACTTGTGGAAGTACCATGTGTTAAACGTAATGCACTTGGTTCCTCGCAAGCAATTATTTCAGCAGATATGGCGCTCGCAGGTATTAAGAGCCGGATTCCATGTGATGAAGTAATTGAAGCAATGCACCGCGTAGGCTTACAAATGCCAAGCTCTTTAAGAGAAACGGCAGAAGGAGGATTGGCGGCTACACCGACTGGACGTGCAATTCAGCGGAAGATTTTTGGACTGTCGCCAGAAGATAAGCGTGAGTGA
- the sdaAB gene encoding L-serine ammonia-lyase, iron-sulfur-dependent subunit beta codes for MKFNSVFDIIGPVMIGPSSSHTAGASRIGAIARAVFNEQPSQVDIHLYGSFAKTYKGHGTDVALIGGLLGFEPDDPRMKESPKLAEEWGMRIQFIEEVEEPPHPNTVKLVLKHGMQQMTLIGASIGGGKVEIIRLNEFELEFTGTAPAILILHQDKFGAIAAVSSVIADHKINIGQMKVSRKVKGDEALMVIEVDQHVEQALISKIAELPGIYQVASVMI; via the coding sequence GTGAAATTTAATAGCGTATTTGATATTATTGGTCCAGTAATGATTGGTCCGTCAAGTTCTCATACTGCCGGTGCTAGTCGTATTGGTGCCATTGCACGAGCTGTTTTTAATGAACAACCATCCCAAGTAGATATTCATTTATATGGTTCTTTTGCCAAAACCTATAAAGGTCATGGTACTGATGTAGCGCTGATTGGCGGATTGCTCGGCTTTGAGCCAGATGATCCGCGCATGAAAGAATCTCCGAAGCTTGCTGAAGAGTGGGGCATGCGCATTCAGTTTATTGAAGAAGTGGAAGAGCCGCCTCATCCAAACACTGTAAAATTAGTTTTAAAACATGGCATGCAACAAATGACATTAATTGGTGCATCCATTGGCGGTGGAAAAGTAGAAATTATTCGTTTAAACGAATTCGAACTAGAATTCACTGGAACTGCTCCAGCTATCCTTATTTTGCATCAAGACAAATTTGGCGCGATTGCTGCAGTATCTTCTGTGATTGCCGACCATAAAATTAATATCGGTCAAATGAAAGTATCGCGTAAAGTAAAAGGCGATGAAGCGTTAATGGTAATTGAAGTGGACCAACACGTCGAACAAGCTTTAATTAGCAAAATTGCTGAATTACCAGGGATTTATCAAGTAGCAAGTGTCATGATTTAG